The following coding sequences lie in one Methanobrevibacter olleyae genomic window:
- the mcrA gene encoding coenzyme-B sulfoethylthiotransferase subunit alpha gives MADKKFLDAMTKKFKEAPDERTTTFYNMGGWTQSERKTEFVNEGKSIAEKRGIPMYNPDIGNPLGQRALMSYQLSGTDTFVEGDDLHFINNAAMQQAWDDIRRTVIVGLNTAHNVLEKRLGMEVTPETITNYLEVVNHAMPGAAVIQEHMVETNPLLVEDSYVKIFTGDDDLADEIDAAFVLDINKEFPEEQAEVLKSEVGGAIWQIVRIPSVVGRVCDGGTTSRWSAMQIGMSMISAYGQCAGEGATGDFAYASKHAEVIGMGTYLPIRRARADNELGGVPFGFMADICQATRVSDDPVKSSLEVVALGAALYDQIWLGSYMSGGVGFTQYATAAYTDNVLDDFSYFGKDYVEDKYGGLCEAPNNMDTVLDVGSEVAFYSLEQYEEYPALLETHFGGSQRAAVISAASGISTAFATGNAQTGLSAWYLAQYLHKEQHSRLGFYGYDLQDQCGAANVFAIRNDEGLPLELRGPNYPNYAMNVGHQGEYAGIAQAPHSARKDAYAVNPLVKIAFADKNLAFDFTKVRAEFAKGALREFEPAGERSIIIPAK, from the coding sequence ATGGCTGATAAAAAATTCTTAGATGCAATGACTAAAAAATTCAAAGAAGCTCCAGATGAAAGAACTACTACCTTCTATAATATGGGTGGTTGGACTCAATCTGAAAGAAAAACTGAGTTTGTAAACGAAGGTAAATCAATCGCTGAGAAAAGAGGAATTCCAATGTACAACCCAGATATTGGTAACCCTCTTGGACAAAGAGCTTTAATGTCCTACCAATTATCTGGTACTGACACTTTTGTTGAAGGTGATGACTTACACTTTATCAACAACGCAGCAATGCAACAAGCTTGGGACGATATTAGAAGAACTGTAATTGTAGGTTTAAACACTGCTCACAATGTACTTGAAAAAAGATTAGGTATGGAAGTAACTCCTGAAACCATTACCAACTACTTAGAAGTTGTAAACCACGCTATGCCTGGTGCAGCTGTTATTCAAGAACATATGGTAGAAACCAACCCACTATTAGTAGAAGATTCCTATGTAAAAATCTTTACTGGTGATGATGACTTAGCAGATGAAATAGATGCTGCATTTGTATTAGATATTAACAAAGAGTTCCCAGAAGAACAAGCTGAAGTTTTAAAATCTGAAGTAGGGGGAGCAATTTGGCAAATAGTAAGAATTCCATCTGTTGTAGGTAGAGTTTGTGATGGTGGTACTACCTCTAGATGGTCTGCAATGCAAATTGGTATGTCAATGATTTCTGCATACGGTCAATGTGCAGGTGAAGGAGCTACTGGTGACTTTGCTTACGCATCTAAACACGCAGAAGTTATTGGTATGGGTACTTACTTACCTATCAGAAGAGCAAGAGCAGATAACGAACTTGGTGGTGTTCCATTCGGATTTATGGCAGATATCTGTCAAGCTACCAGAGTATCTGATGACCCTGTAAAATCCTCATTAGAAGTAGTAGCTTTAGGTGCTGCTTTATACGACCAAATTTGGTTAGGATCTTACATGTCTGGTGGTGTAGGATTTACTCAATATGCTACCGCAGCATATACTGATAATGTATTAGATGACTTCTCTTACTTCGGTAAAGATTATGTAGAAGACAAATACGGTGGATTATGTGAAGCTCCAAACAACATGGACACTGTTCTTGATGTAGGTTCTGAAGTAGCATTCTACTCCTTAGAACAATACGAAGAATACCCAGCTTTACTTGAAACCCACTTCGGTGGTTCTCAAAGAGCTGCTGTTATTTCCGCAGCTTCCGGTATTTCCACTGCATTTGCAACAGGTAATGCACAAACTGGTTTATCTGCATGGTACTTAGCACAATACTTACACAAAGAACAACATTCCAGATTAGGATTCTATGGTTACGACTTACAAGACCAATGTGGTGCAGCTAACGTATTCGCTATTAGAAACGACGAAGGTTTACCACTTGAATTAAGAGGACCTAACTATCCTAACTATGCAATGAATGTTGGTCACCAAGGTGAGTACGCAGGTATTGCACAAGCACCTCACAGTGCTCGTAAAGATGCTTATGCAGTTAACCCTCTTGTAAAAATTGCATTTGCTGATAAAAACTTAGCATTCGACTTCACTAAAGTAAGAGCAGAATTTGCTAAAGGTGCTTTAAGAGAATTCGAACCTGCAGGTGAAAGATCTATCATCATTCCAGCAAAATAA
- a CDS encoding tetrahydromethanopterin S-methyltransferase subunit F produces the protein MVKFSNKPNTRGIRNTSSNIEYRSKLIGREGRLFAGVISTRFSGMAIGLGIAICLAVVIPYLAKLCGL, from the coding sequence ATGGTTAAATTTTCTAACAAACCAAACACTCGTGGAATTAGGAATACTTCTAGTAATATAGAATACCGTTCTAAACTCATAGGTAGAGAAGGAAGATTATTTGCTGGAGTAATCAGTACCAGATTTTCTGGAATGGCTATTGGTCTTGGAATTGCTATCTGTTTAGCAGTTGTTATTCCATATTTAGCTAAATTATGTGGATTATAG
- the mcrC gene encoding methyl-coenzyme M reductase I operon protein C, with amino-acid sequence MIGRCTHVVDCRETRGLGEGGGIAQRGTFAECGSDILAVAMSPGRRHITKPVCEITFGLREANLLTSTMILDAGSGVPHDAPAGGAGNAFGLTDKEVEQMQKFKVIVVHLGGVRNHITYKARLILRNIDKPCVIICEYPVDFEDFAKIGVKTAKVMPDEVKTRGKIMNIVSGVIRGQTVSQEKLDEIIRKVRLTLGDA; translated from the coding sequence ATGATTGGAAGATGTACTCATGTTGTAGACTGTAGGGAAACAAGAGGTCTTGGTGAAGGAGGAGGAATTGCTCAAAGAGGAACTTTTGCAGAATGTGGAAGTGATATTTTGGCAGTTGCTATGTCTCCAGGTCGTAGACATATTACCAAACCAGTTTGTGAGATTACCTTTGGTTTACGTGAAGCTAACTTATTAACCAGTACTATGATTTTAGATGCAGGTAGTGGTGTTCCACATGATGCCCCTGCAGGTGGTGCAGGTAATGCTTTTGGCTTAACTGATAAAGAAGTTGAACAAATGCAAAAATTTAAAGTTATTGTGGTTCATTTAGGTGGAGTAAGAAATCATATTACATACAAAGCAAGATTAATCTTGCGTAATATAGATAAACCTTGTGTAATTATTTGTGAATATCCTGTAGATTTTGAAGATTTTGCGAAAATTGGTGTTAAAACCGCAAAAGTTATGCCTGATGAGGTAAAAACTAGAGGCAAAATTATGAATATAGTTTCAGGAGTTATAAGAGGACAAACAGTCTCTCAAGAGAAATTAGATGAGATTATTAGAAAAGTTAGATTAACATTAGGAGATGCATGA
- the mcrG gene encoding coenzyme-B sulfoethylthiotransferase subunit gamma, whose amino-acid sequence MAQYYPGTSQVAENRRKFTNPDVELEVLREISDEDVVKILGHRAPGEEYKSVHPPLDEMDEPDDIIREIVEPIAGAKAGDRVRYIQFADSMYFAPAQPYLRARSYLYRYRGIDTGTLSGRQIIEARERDVERISKELIENEYYDPATSGIRGAGVHGHSLRLDENGLMFDMLRRQVFNKETGKIEMVKDQIGRELDEPVVLGEPLDEETLRTKTTIYRIDGEAYREDKDAVDVLYQIHVTRSNFGYNPEL is encoded by the coding sequence ATGGCACAATATTATCCAGGAACTTCTCAGGTAGCTGAAAACAGAAGAAAATTCACTAACCCAGATGTGGAATTAGAAGTTTTAAGAGAAATATCTGATGAAGATGTAGTAAAAATTTTAGGTCACAGAGCTCCAGGTGAAGAATATAAATCTGTTCACCCACCACTCGATGAGATGGACGAACCTGATGACATTATTAGAGAAATCGTAGAACCTATTGCAGGTGCAAAAGCAGGGGACAGAGTAAGATATATTCAATTCGCTGACTCCATGTACTTTGCTCCAGCTCAACCTTACTTAAGAGCAAGATCTTACCTTTACAGATACAGAGGTATTGATACTGGTACTTTATCCGGTAGACAAATTATCGAAGCTCGTGAAAGAGATGTAGAACGTATTTCTAAAGAATTAATAGAAAACGAATACTACGATCCAGCAACTTCTGGTATCAGAGGTGCAGGTGTACACGGTCACTCTTTAAGACTCGATGAAAACGGTTTAATGTTTGACATGCTTAGAAGACAAGTATTCAACAAAGAAACTGGTAAAATTGAAATGGTAAAAGACCAAATTGGTCGTGAATTAGATGAACCTGTTGTATTAGGTGAACCATTAGATGAAGAAACTCTCAGAACAAAAACCACTATTTACAGAATTGATGGTGAAGCTTACAGAGAGGATAAAGACGCTGTAGATGTATTATATCAAATACACGTCACCAGATCTAATTTTGGTTACAACCCAGAATTATAG
- the mtrE gene encoding tetrahydromethanopterin S-methyltransferase subunit E has product MDPITLGVVALMGAAATIAGAAEDLESDIGSQSNPNSQVQLAPQMGHLHRMINKAASGEPVAYGCWCGISGAIAYLAISMGIIPIVAIAMGSTVAALVHAIYTVTSHMGRIVGQSQFEQPLFMDVLTQSLGPIAAHGFIASFGIVGMAYLMTLPLDGLGHPFPLPLLAVLWGITIGAIGSSTGDVHYGAESEYQKFDYGGGTPVAIQGDIVTKAPLGAKNSIDVGNFCAKYGGPLTGFCFGLIVFISFWITIVFGAIGGQFVGIIIVILLITGNYLLEKSAREKFGPYEE; this is encoded by the coding sequence ATGGACCCTATTACATTAGGTGTAGTCGCATTAATGGGTGCAGCAGCAACTATCGCTGGTGCTGCAGAGGACTTAGAGTCTGACATCGGTTCACAAAGTAACCCTAACTCACAAGTTCAACTTGCTCCACAAATGGGACATTTACACCGTATGATAAATAAGGCAGCTTCTGGGGAGCCTGTAGCATATGGGTGCTGGTGTGGTATCTCTGGTGCTATTGCATACCTTGCTATTAGTATGGGTATTATACCTATAGTAGCTATAGCAATGGGTTCCACTGTTGCTGCTCTTGTTCACGCAATTTATACAGTCACATCACACATGGGAAGGATTGTTGGTCAATCTCAATTTGAACAACCATTATTTATGGATGTATTAACTCAATCCTTAGGCCCTATCGCAGCTCATGGTTTTATAGCTAGTTTTGGTATTGTAGGGATGGCTTACTTAATGACCCTTCCATTAGACGGACTTGGACACCCATTCCCATTACCATTACTCGCTGTACTTTGGGGAATTACTATTGGTGCAATCGGATCATCCACTGGGGATGTTCATTACGGTGCAGAAAGCGAATACCAAAAATTCGATTATGGAGGAGGTACTCCTGTAGCTATTCAAGGGGATATTGTAACTAAAGCTCCTCTCGGTGCTAAAAACTCTATCGATGTAGGTAATTTCTGTGCTAAATATGGTGGACCTTTAACAGGATTCTGTTTCGGACTCATTGTTTTCATTAGTTTTTGGATTACTATTGTATTCGGAGCTATTGGAGGACAATTCGTAGGTATTATCATTGTTATCTTATTAATCACTGGTAACTACTTACTTGAAAAGTCTGCAAGAGAAAAATTCGGACCATATGAGGAATAA
- a CDS encoding methanogenesis marker 14 protein, translated as MSFLDKFFKKGPKPIVAESRSRDLSILKAGSRPQGPGTVVAKPDEYYVTASVELGNTTTKCVIMATNLNNSQSYLINKTVKMTRDVRKPKAGEVVFGKTVWGVELSKESVADMIKDTVLESLKKAHVDMDEDLDFVVRSTGVTAGFATTKEVGELIKALADGCLDAGISHKKMAPAMSTAHLPKRLQKYTLLDNVMFDGAVVSVVPPKGKEVVANEMEGELVTAGIKLGAKWTDVDYRNPCVSLDFGSTLAGRIVNKEEPYASTVGNFLGLAGVISDSLAKGSNQIDQKNGAALDIFDSKLLKKADGKKHQEKAKKYAQEVHELINICKVPEGIDRFGTVPLDAAGAKAAGTCLIGSDVGTNADGLDKLEEIGAKIYEEDGIPTLLATMDHVSANIVYRILDVAFEENLILDGSVLGVTGRAGITGKKPELILEYAQDKFDGVVFVEDGLALGSAIMARCMNSMGTQKNPLGGNQGERCILKRRMQAQGTIK; from the coding sequence ATGTCTTTTTTAGATAAATTTTTTAAGAAAGGGCCTAAGCCAATTGTTGCTGAAAGCAGATCAAGGGATTTAAGTATTTTAAAAGCAGGTAGCAGGCCTCAAGGTCCGGGTACTGTTGTTGCTAAACCTGATGAGTATTATGTAACAGCTTCTGTAGAATTAGGAAATACCACTACCAAATGTGTTATTATGGCTACAAATTTAAATAACAGTCAATCTTATTTAATTAATAAAACTGTTAAAATGACAAGAGATGTTAGAAAACCTAAAGCAGGAGAAGTGGTATTTGGTAAAACTGTTTGGGGTGTAGAACTTTCTAAAGAATCTGTTGCTGATATGATTAAAGATACAGTTTTAGAATCACTTAAAAAGGCACATGTTGATATGGATGAAGATTTAGACTTTGTAGTAAGGTCTACTGGTGTAACTGCCGGCTTTGCTACAACCAAGGAAGTGGGAGAATTAATTAAAGCTCTTGCTGATGGTTGCCTTGATGCAGGTATTTCTCATAAAAAAATGGCACCAGCTATGTCTACTGCACACCTTCCTAAAAGGCTTCAAAAATACACTTTATTAGATAATGTTATGTTTGATGGAGCAGTAGTAAGTGTAGTTCCTCCAAAAGGTAAAGAAGTTGTAGCTAATGAAATGGAAGGGGAACTTGTTACTGCAGGTATTAAATTAGGTGCTAAATGGACTGATGTAGACTATAGAAACCCTTGCGTATCTTTAGACTTTGGTTCTACTCTTGCAGGACGTATTGTAAATAAAGAGGAACCTTATGCAAGTACTGTTGGTAACTTCTTAGGTTTAGCAGGAGTAATTTCCGATTCATTAGCTAAAGGTTCTAATCAGATTGATCAAAAGAATGGTGCGGCATTAGATATATTTGATTCAAAGTTACTTAAAAAAGCAGATGGTAAAAAACATCAGGAAAAGGCTAAAAAATATGCTCAGGAAGTACATGAACTTATTAATATTTGTAAGGTCCCAGAAGGAATTGATAGGTTTGGTACTGTTCCTTTAGATGCTGCAGGTGCTAAAGCAGCAGGTACTTGTTTAATCGGTTCTGATGTTGGAACAAATGCTGATGGATTAGATAAATTAGAAGAAATTGGTGCTAAAATTTATGAAGAGGATGGAATTCCTACATTGCTTGCAACAATGGACCATGTAAGTGCAAATATTGTTTACAGAATTCTTGATGTTGCTTTTGAAGAGAATCTTATTCTTGACGGTTCTGTTTTAGGGGTTACTGGCAGAGCAGGTATTACAGGTAAAAAACCAGAACTTATTTTAGAATATGCTCAAGATAAATTCGATGGGGTTGTATTTGTAGAGGATGGATTAGCTTTAGGTTCTGCAATTATGGCTCGTTGTATGAATTCAATGGGAACTCAAAAGAATCCTCTTGGCGGAAACCAAGGAGAAAGATGTATTCTTAAGAGAAGAATGCAAGCACAAGGTACAATTAAATAA
- the mtrC gene encoding tetrahydromethanopterin S-methyltransferase subunit MtrC — protein MSAGGSGAPAEGAVDANVILAIGIIGGLIGIYLSGIDPIIGPVLSCLGAVCAILWGVIAVRSVASYGLGTGVPSIGYMSLGIGVTGALAGVGIIAALNLTGLEIAGPILALIFAMIIGLIVAIVAKKIVGMKIPVMERCTAEIAGAAALAVLGFSSAIAGGYAIEGILNLVVAPGFIAVFYILTTMAIQHPFNACLGPNENQVRTLKCGASTAFLSMIITGILAIFVGGYGWFAILIVGLIGWYISFKMFVDASYEAAASVKWAGLWPKVEE, from the coding sequence ATGTCTGCTGGAGGAAGTGGAGCACCTGCAGAAGGTGCTGTAGATGCTAATGTAATATTAGCAATTGGTATTATCGGTGGATTAATCGGTATTTACTTATCAGGTATTGACCCTATTATTGGACCAGTTCTCTCTTGTCTTGGTGCTGTATGTGCTATTCTTTGGGGAGTAATTGCTGTTCGTAGTGTTGCAAGTTACGGTTTAGGTACTGGTGTACCTTCTATCGGTTACATGTCTTTAGGTATTGGTGTAACTGGTGCTTTAGCTGGTGTAGGTATTATTGCTGCACTTAACTTAACTGGATTGGAAATAGCAGGACCTATACTTGCATTAATATTTGCTATGATTATTGGTTTAATAGTTGCTATTGTAGCTAAAAAAATTGTTGGAATGAAAATACCTGTTATGGAAAGATGTACTGCTGAAATCGCTGGTGCTGCAGCTTTAGCTGTACTTGGATTCTCTTCCGCTATTGCAGGCGGATATGCTATTGAGGGAATCTTAAACCTTGTTGTAGCTCCTGGATTTATTGCTGTATTTTATATATTAACTACTATGGCTATCCAACACCCATTCAATGCATGTTTAGGACCTAACGAAAATCAAGTTAGGACTCTTAAATGTGGTGCATCTACTGCATTCTTATCAATGATTATCACTGGTATTCTCGCTATTTTTGTTGGAGGATACGGATGGTTTGCAATTTTAATTGTTGGACTTATAGGATGGTACATCTCATTTAAAATGTTTGTTGATGCTTCATATGAAGCAGCTGCATCTGTTAAATGGGCTGGTTTATGGCCAAAAGTTGAGGAATAA
- the mtrA gene encoding tetrahydromethanopterin S-methyltransferase subunit A, with product MVDKKPTSDTWPVVSGDYVVGDPESPVAVTTLASHNEDIPAAAGAAIAGPCKTENLGIEKVVANIISNPNIRFLVLCGAEVQGHITGQSFQALHENGCDPEKKKITGATGAIPFVENIPMEGVERFQQQVELVDMIDNEDGGAITSKVKECIEKDPGAFEEDAMVIEVSEGDDDEDDGEEIRPISSETALIEARLRNIDTQIKLVGAVQRNMAGNYAGKVQGIMIGLVFTLVIGFILLMAPLAGI from the coding sequence ATGGTAGATAAAAAACCTACTTCTGACACTTGGCCTGTTGTTAGTGGGGATTATGTTGTTGGGGACCCTGAAAGTCCTGTTGCTGTAACTACTTTAGCTTCTCACAATGAAGATATTCCAGCTGCTGCTGGTGCTGCTATTGCTGGTCCTTGTAAAACTGAAAACCTTGGTATTGAAAAAGTTGTAGCAAACATTATTTCAAACCCAAACATCAGATTTTTAGTTCTTTGTGGTGCTGAAGTACAAGGTCACATTACTGGTCAAAGTTTCCAAGCATTACATGAAAATGGTTGCGACCCTGAGAAGAAGAAAATCACTGGAGCTACTGGTGCTATTCCATTTGTAGAAAATATTCCTATGGAGGGTGTAGAAAGGTTCCAACAACAAGTAGAACTTGTTGATATGATTGATAATGAAGATGGTGGAGCAATCACTTCTAAAGTTAAAGAATGTATAGAAAAAGATCCTGGTGCTTTTGAAGAAGATGCTATGGTTATTGAAGTATCTGAAGGAGATGATGATGAAGATGATGGTGAAGAAATTCGCCCTATTTCCTCAGAAACTGCATTAATTGAAGCAAGATTAAGAAACATCGATACTCAAATAAAATTAGTTGGTGCTGTACAAAGAAATATGGCAGGTAACTATGCAGGTAAAGTCCAAGGTATTATGATTGGATTAGTATTTACTTTAGTAATTGGTTTCATATTATTAATGGCACCTTTAGCAGGTATATAA
- a CDS encoding tetrahydromethanopterin S-methyltransferase subunit B produces MLPLVQFVPELNLNLDPDSGILGAGGGDLIIISMDEINGEIAKVEAAADELMNSLDPNSAPLGSFPGREGNFVIAGKLTNMVYGFIIGLFLIMAAMPLLMAMGVL; encoded by the coding sequence ATGTTACCATTAGTACAATTTGTTCCTGAATTAAACTTAAATCTTGATCCTGACTCCGGTATTCTCGGAGCAGGTGGTGGAGATTTAATTATTATTTCAATGGATGAAATAAATGGAGAAATCGCAAAAGTTGAAGCAGCTGCTGATGAATTAATGAATTCCTTAGATCCTAATTCAGCACCATTAGGTTCATTTCCTGGAAGAGAAGGTAACTTTGTTATTGCAGGTAAATTAACCAACATGGTTTATGGGTTTATTATAGGGTTATTCCTTATTATGGCAGCAATGCCTTTATTAATGGCTATGGGGGTTTTATAG
- the mtrH gene encoding tetrahydromethanopterin S-methyltransferase subunit H: MFKFDKEQEVFDIAGVKIGGQPGEYPTVLAGTIFYGGHNIIDDELAGVFDKDRAESLIKDMEEMADITGNPCLIQVFGQTEEAIIKYLEFVGEISDYPFLIDSTSADARVAGAQYVDEIGLYDRGIYNSINMSADKAELDALAETSISASIILGFNPMNPSINGKLAMWEDGDDGSYEKGLLEVASDCGIDKYLMDTAVTPLGQGAGVAARTSFAEKAKWGYPLGSGIHNVPSAWDWLRDYKKEGNKTAYTVCDIGANIVQVMCGGDFVLFGPIDNAKIAFPAVAQTDMFIAEAVRDIGTTAVENHPFNKLL; this comes from the coding sequence ATGTTTAAATTTGACAAAGAACAAGAAGTTTTTGATATTGCTGGTGTAAAAATAGGTGGTCAGCCTGGTGAATATCCTACTGTTCTAGCAGGTACTATTTTCTATGGTGGGCATAATATCATTGATGATGAATTGGCTGGTGTTTTTGATAAAGATCGTGCAGAATCTTTAATTAAAGATATGGAAGAAATGGCTGATATTACAGGTAATCCATGTTTAATACAGGTTTTTGGACAAACTGAAGAAGCTATCATTAAGTATTTAGAATTTGTAGGAGAAATTAGTGATTATCCTTTTCTTATAGACTCAACCTCTGCTGATGCTAGAGTTGCAGGAGCTCAATATGTTGATGAAATAGGATTGTATGATAGAGGAATATATAATTCTATTAACATGTCTGCAGATAAAGCAGAATTAGATGCTCTTGCAGAAACTTCTATATCCGCTTCCATTATTTTAGGATTTAATCCAATGAATCCATCTATAAATGGTAAATTAGCTATGTGGGAAGATGGAGATGATGGATCTTATGAAAAAGGTTTGTTAGAAGTTGCTAGTGATTGTGGTATTGATAAGTATTTGATGGATACTGCTGTAACTCCTCTTGGTCAAGGTGCTGGTGTGGCAGCTAGGACTTCTTTTGCAGAAAAAGCTAAATGGGGATACCCTCTTGGTTCTGGTATTCATAATGTACCTTCTGCATGGGATTGGTTAAGAGATTATAAAAAAGAGGGTAATAAAACTGCATATACTGTTTGTGATATTGGCGCTAATATTGTTCAAGTAATGTGTGGTGGAGATTTCGTCCTTTTTGGCCCTATAGATAATGCTAAAATTGCATTTCCTGCTGTAGCTCAAACTGATATGTTTATTGCTGAAGCAGTAAGAGATATAGGGACTACGGCAGTAGAAAATCATCCATTTAATAAACTATTGTAA
- the mtrH gene encoding tetrahydromethanopterin S-methyltransferase subunit H, with amino-acid sequence MFRFDKEQLVVDIAGVKMGGQPGEYPTVLAGTIFYGGHKIISDEKAGDFDKDAAEGLIRTMEEMSDVTGNPCVVQTFGATADAMVKYLEFVGDVCDKPFLIDSTAAAAKIAGVEYVQEVGLAERAVYNSLSMAAEAAEIEAVANSDIDASILLGFNPMSPGVAGKLEIWESGGSVIDEGILEMAERCGITKPWMDVAVTPLGQGAGPAVRTSYAVKAKWGYPVGSGIHNVPSAWDWLRQYKKEHTEAWPVCDIGSNIVQQMAGGDFVLFGPIENSRLAFPACGMADIMIAEAAKDIGTEPIEEHPLFKLL; translated from the coding sequence ATGTTTAGATTTGATAAAGAACAACTCGTCGTTGATATAGCTGGAGTTAAAATGGGAGGACAACCTGGAGAATACCCTACCGTTTTAGCAGGAACTATTTTCTATGGCGGACACAAAATTATTAGTGATGAAAAAGCAGGTGACTTTGATAAAGACGCTGCTGAAGGATTAATTAGAACAATGGAAGAAATGTCTGATGTTACTGGAAACCCTTGTGTTGTACAAACTTTCGGTGCTACTGCAGATGCTATGGTTAAATACTTAGAATTTGTAGGAGATGTCTGTGACAAACCTTTCCTCATTGACTCAACTGCTGCAGCTGCAAAAATTGCAGGTGTAGAATATGTACAAGAAGTAGGATTAGCTGAAAGAGCTGTATACAACTCCTTAAGTATGGCAGCTGAAGCTGCTGAGATTGAAGCTGTTGCTAACTCTGACATTGATGCATCTATTCTCTTAGGTTTCAACCCAATGTCTCCAGGTGTAGCAGGTAAACTCGAAATCTGGGAATCTGGTGGAAGTGTTATTGATGAAGGTATTCTTGAAATGGCAGAAAGATGTGGAATTACAAAACCATGGATGGATGTAGCAGTAACTCCTTTAGGTCAAGGTGCAGGTCCTGCAGTAAGAACTTCCTATGCTGTAAAAGCTAAATGGGGATACCCTGTAGGTTCCGGTATTCACAACGTACCTTCTGCATGGGATTGGTTAAGACAATATAAAAAAGAACACACAGAGGCATGGCCTGTTTGTGACATAGGTTCTAATATCGTACAGCAAATGGCTGGTGGAGACTTCGTTCTTTTCGGTCCTATCGAAAACTCAAGACTTGCATTCCCTGCATGTGGTATGGCTGATATCATGATTGCTGAAGCAGCAAAAGATATTGGTACCGAACCTATTGAAGAACACCCACTTTTCAAATTATTATAA
- the mtrG gene encoding tetrahydromethanopterin S-methyltransferase subunit MtrG, translating to MSEESVPQIIVSADDMSAATQKLDEAEEKVEFAVGEYFQRLGQQNGRDIGILYGIILGLVILIVSIEFGIVGAMQSILTGLI from the coding sequence ATGTCTGAAGAATCAGTACCTCAAATTATTGTATCTGCCGATGATATGTCAGCTGCAACTCAAAAATTAGATGAAGCTGAAGAAAAAGTAGAATTTGCTGTTGGAGAATATTTCCAACGTTTAGGTCAACAAAACGGTAGAGATATTGGTATTTTATATGGTATAATTTTAGGTCTTGTAATTTTGATTGTATCTATTGAATTTGGAATTGTAGGCGCAATGCAATCTATACTTACAGGATTAATCTAA
- the mtrD gene encoding tetrahydromethanopterin S-methyltransferase subunit D translates to MDLILFIICVVIAGIIMGGGVHFIPVGGAPAAMATATGVGTGTAMLAAGAGLTGLITAASMSGQPVWLIVLAGAVGSMLMMGITMLIGNFIYIFGVGVVPASGKAAVDPITGWNQEKYKTPGTEGHGIPTVCFVSGIIGGLLGGAGGGLVYWALYNFASTNLIGYGPAVIAGLAAILSVAMFFINSVTASYNIGGTIEGFVDPKFKRLPTGILACAIVSLVAAIFIVLMIGGI, encoded by the coding sequence ATGGATCTTATTTTGTTTATTATATGTGTTGTAATTGCAGGTATTATTATGGGTGGAGGTGTACACTTCATTCCTGTAGGTGGTGCTCCTGCAGCTATGGCTACCGCTACCGGTGTAGGAACTGGTACCGCAATGTTAGCAGCTGGTGCAGGATTAACTGGACTCATTACCGCAGCTTCTATGTCAGGACAACCAGTATGGTTAATCGTATTAGCAGGTGCAGTTGGTTCAATGTTAATGATGGGTATCACTATGCTTATTGGTAACTTTATTTATATTTTCGGTGTTGGTGTAGTACCAGCATCTGGTAAAGCTGCAGTTGACCCAATCACTGGTTGGAACCAAGAAAAATATAAAACTCCAGGTACTGAAGGACACGGTATTCCTACTGTTTGTTTTGTAAGTGGTATCATCGGAGGTTTACTTGGTGGTGCTGGTGGAGGATTAGTTTACTGGGCACTTTATAACTTTGCATCTACTAATTTAATTGGATATGGCCCTGCTGTAATCGCTGGATTAGCAGCTATACTCTCTGTAGCTATGTTCTTTATCAATTCAGTAACTGCTTCCTATAACATTGGAGGTACTATTGAAGGTTTCGTAGATCCTAAATTCAAAAGACTCCCTACTGGAATCCTCGCTTGTGCTATTGTTTCTCTTGTAGCTGCAATTTTCATTGTTTTAATGATTGGAGGTATTTAA